The genomic segment CGCGGTTTGGACACCGGGGCACGGGCGGGCTGCTCCGTTAACCGCCCCGGCAGTTGTTTGCTGAGGGCGTAGGTTGCCGGCCCATGGGATGGGGCACAGCTCACATCGGTAGTCGTCACTGCCATCGGGGGGCTCACCACAGCCCGAGCCGAGACTTTGCGCAAACTCTGGTCGGATTCTTAGCTTTTCTCGCCCAAACCGCCAAATCGCAGGAAAAGCCCGGGTGAGGACCGGCAAAACGTCGATCTCGGGAGGACCAGCGATACTGAACACGATGACCGACCGCGACGACTACCGATACCGGCAGAGCCCGCCCCCGCCGGGGTACGGCGGCCCGCCCACCGAGCGGCTGCCCCGCATCGAGGTCCCGACGCCGCCGATGCCGCAGACGCCGTATCCCCCGCTGCCGGCTCCCGCTCCTGCGCGGGCCCCGAAACCCAAGCCGACGCGGGGTTGGCGTCGCGGCGTGCACGCCGTGACGTTCGGGCTGGTGAACCCCGGCCCGTCGCGGGAAGACAAACGGCAGGCGGCGATGGAGGCCATGGTGGCCGCCCCGCTGCGCGGGCACTACAAGATCGGCGTGCTGGGCAAGGGCGGTGTCGGCAAGACGACGGTGTCGGCCAGCGTCGGGTGCGTGCTGGCCGAGTTGCGCCGCGGAGACCGGGTCGTGGCGGTGGACGCCGATACCGCGTTCGGCCGGTTGGGCAGCCGGATCGATCCGCGCGCCGACGGCTCCTACTGGGAGCTGGCCAAGAACAAAAACCTCCAGTCCTTCGCCGAGGTCCTCACCAGAATGGGCAGCAACTCCTCGGGATTGTTCGTGCTGGCCGGCGAGAACGGCAGCCGGCGCGGGATTCTCGATCCGGCGATCTACCGCGAAGCCACCATGCGCTTGGACCGGCACTTCACGATCTCGATCGTCGACTGCGGTTCGACGATGGACGCCCCGGTCACCCAGGAGGCCATGCGGGACATGGACGCGCTGATCGTCGTGTCTTCGCCGTGGCCCGATGGGGCGTCGGCGGCCGCGCAGACCATGGAATGGCTTGCTGCCCATGGCAAGACCGGACTGATGCAGCGTTCGGTGATCGTGCTCAACGACTCCGACGGCCATTCCGACAAGAAGACCCGCGGGGTGCTGGCCGACCAGTTCCGCTCCCGTCGGCAGGCGGTGGTGGAGGTGCCGTTCGATCCGGGTCTGCGGCCGGGCGGTGTCATCAACAACACGGGCGAGATGTCGCTGCCGACCCGCCGCGCATTCGTCGAAGTGGCAGCGGTCATTTCGCAGTTCTTGGCGACCGTCCCGGCCCGTGGACCCCGTTAGCATCGACGGATACGTCATCGAGTCGGTGCTCGGCACCGGCGGCACGGGCACGGTCTACCTGGCCCGCCACGAAAGAGTGCTGGTCGCGCTCAAGGTACTCACTGCCGAATGCCCCGCCCCGTTGCGTCACCCGCATATTGCGCAGGTTTACGAGGCGGGGCGGTTGCCGGACGGAAGGCACTGGCTGGCAATGCAATACCTCGCCGGTGGGGACGCCGACAGCGAGCTGCGGGCCGGCCGGATGTCACCGGCACGGGCGGTGCAGATCATCGCCGATGTCGCCGCAGCACTCGACTTCGCGCACGACCGAGATGTCGTGCACGGTGACGTCAAGCCGTCGAACTTTCTGCTGGCCGAGGACGGCCGTGCAGTGCTAACCGACTTCTGCACGAGTCCATTCGAGCGCGAGGGCATGGTGCTGACGTCGGCCGCCTTCGCGTCGCCGGAGATGTTGCGCGGCGGCCCGGTTGACGCACGGGCCGACGTATATTCATTGGGCTGCTCGCTGTTTCGGCTGCTGACCGGCAAGCCACCGTTCTTCGACGCCGGCTCCAAGGACGAGGTGGTGCAGGCTCACCTGCATCGCGAACCTCCGCGGCCTACCCAGTTCGCGCCGTGGTTGCCTTCGGCGATGGACGACGTCGTAGCCACGGCGCTGTGCAAGGACCCGGGCGGGCGCTACCCGAGCGCGGGCGAGCTGGCACGTGCCGCCACGGCGGCGCTACACGTTAAAGCTCCACCGGCACACGCTTTTCCGCGCACGCATCCGCCACCGCGGCAATGAGATCCTGCGTCCGTAGCGTCTCGAGGTCCTCGACCGTCACCGAACCGCGGCTGGTGCGGTTCTGCGCGGCGACCCGCGAGTCACGCAGTCGCTCGGCCCGTTCGACGACGTTACGGGCGAACCGGCCGTTCTGCATCACGTCGATACCGTGGGTGCCGTCAGGCGCGAGGTAGGCACGCAGCTTGCGGCACGCGGCGTTCAGCGCATCCTGCGCGGCCGGTTCGATTACTGTGGCGCGCGGTCCGCCGTAGCGCACGGCGATCTCCACCAACTCGTCGGGACTGTAGGACTCGAACCTCAGCTTGCGGTTGAACCGTCCCGCCAAACCCGGGTTCACCGTGAGGAATTCGTCGACTTCCTTCTCATAACCCGCGCCGATGAAGCAGAAGTCGAACCGGTGCACCTCCAGTGCGACGAGCAGCTGGTTCACCGCCTCCATGCCGATCATGTCCGGCCGGCCGTCGTGATGGCGCTCCACCAGGGAATAGAACTCCCACTGCTCGGGGGTGCCGACGTTGTCGTCGACGATCACCCAGTGCGGACCGAGCGCGTTGCCGGAGGCCGCTTCCATAGGCGAGAGCATGGTCGTCGGACTGGAACCACTGGGCGGGGCCCACGGCCCGCGACCCTTGCGGTGCAGCTCGGAATCGAGCGCGTCCTCGAGTTCGGTGGGCGAGGTGAAGACCAGCCGGCGCAGGCCGCACGCGTCGAACATCTCGTCGTGCTGATTGTGCGGCAACCACACCAGCCACGACCACAGTTCCGGGTGGCGGGTGACGACCATCAGCTTGATGTCGTTGGGGCTGTGATAGACCGCCAGCTCACACAGCACCGCCCGCATGAAGGAGTGCAGCTCCTCGGAATCGTCGCCGACGAAGCTGAATCCCGGACGCGAGCGCAGGCTCAGCACCTTGCCGATGCCGCGGATCTTGCTCTGCTCCAGGATGAAGTCCCGCAGCGCCCGACCGGTCACCGGTTCGAGCTCCTCGCCGACCGGTACCTCGGGCCACTGCAGGGAGACCGCGGAATCGGCGGCCGACTGAACCCCGATGCCGAGCCGCACGTCGAGGAAATCGGCGTCGGAAGGCCGACGCTCCCACATGCGGGGTCCGCCGATGACGGTGTCGAGCTCCTGCGGGTCACCGTGCACGAACAACTGGCTGCGACGCTGATCCTGGGCAGCGCGCTGCACCTCGTCGCGGTCGTCGTCGAGCTGGCGCAGGTACATCCGCCGCTGCTTTTCCTGCTCGCCCCAGCTGATTCGTCGACCGCGGCCGAGCCGGCCGCTGAACATCAGCGCGCCGAAGCCGACCAGACCGACCATCGGGAAGAAGCCGGACTGCAGCGACCGGACACCGGAGGTGTACATCACGACGAGCGTGCCGATGATGCCGACCAGCAGCGCGGGCAGCGCGATCATCAACAGGATGTTGCGCGGCTCACGCTCGGGCAATGCCAGCGGCGGGGCGACGGCCACCCGCACCGGCGGCACGGGGGGCGTCGACTTACGTGCGCCGCGAACGAATCCTCTTTTCGACACCGCTATCCTCCCGCGTTCTGTTGGCCGGGTGCGGCCACTGGGGCCACCGCACCACCGGGATCGATGGTGTCGCGCGCCAGTAGTGCGGTCGCGCGGTTGATGGCCGGCCCGGCAGCGAACGTGCGCAAGATCGGCCACGGTGCCTGGACCGCCTGGCGCGGGTCCAGTCCGAGCGCCTGCAGCGTGCTCTGGTCCCACTCGACGCCATACCGAACCCCTTGTGGCGAAACCCAATACAGGCTCTCGCGGGTGTCCGACGCGGCCGCGGCACTGGTGGATGCGACGAAGTTCGCAGACCCCGGCAGGATCAGGGTCTGGTTGGCCTCGACGGAATCGGGATCGCGGCTGTCACGGACCAGCCGCACGATGTGCGAGTCCATGCCTTCCGGGCTCGGCAGGCCGCGCCCGCTGAAGAATGTCACCGTGGCCTGCCGGTCGGTGGTCTGCTTCTGCCAGCCCACACACGTCACCGGGTTGGCGTCGGTGTCGATGAAATCCAGCTTGCCGGTTGGATAGAAGTCGACGTTGAGCACCGACACCTGGGGAATGTCAACGAGCTTGTCGGGTGAGATCAACTGGGGCGTCGTCGAACCCTGACTGTTGGCGGTGCGCAACAGGTCGGCGACGAAGCCGGTGATCTTCTGCACACCGTCGGGAAGCAGCGCGTAGAAGCCGCTGACGTTTCCGCCTGAGTCCTTGGTCTCCAGGACACTGCCCACCACCGACCCCGCCAACAGCCGCGACGGGCTGCCGGCCTCCGGAATGACCGGCACGACAAGGGGTTCCGTCGCCGGCATCGCGTCGAACAGGGCGTTGGAAATCTGGATGGGACGCGTCACGCCCGGGTCGAGCCCGAGATTGAAGGTGACCGAACGGTCGGCCGGGTCGATCTGGGTGCGCTGGCCGTTCCACACCAGATACGTGTTGGTGCCATGGGTGACCAGGACGGCCTGCGTCGGGCGAATGGGCTGGGCCCGTCCGCCACCGTAGATCTCACCGGCGATGGCGGTCACCATCGGCGGCTGGCCGCTGCCGCGTGCCGCCGCGGTGTCACACAACGACCATGCGGAGACCGGATTCGCCGATACGGTCAAATCGTCTGGTATGCCCGGGATCCCGATCATCGGTCCGGTCGGATACTTGGCGATCTCCTTGGCGTTCACCCACGTCGGCGTCGACGAGCTACCGGTCGCCAGTCGAGCCGAGGTCAGGTTCAGCGCCGGATACAACCGATTGTCGATCTTCGCGTAGAGCGCGCCGGTATCGCGGTTGCCGATGATGTTCGACTGGCCCACCAAGCCGGCCGGCTTCATGAAGTGCAGCAGCGCCATCCACCCGCAGCCGATCAGCACGAAGACGATCGACAGCGCGACGGCCGCCTGCTGCTTGCGGTCGTCGTGCTTCATCCGCACGGAGAAGCGAGTGATCGCCGCCCTCAGTCGGCGGTTGTAGAACAGGTGCCCGGAGTTCTGGTCCCGGTTGGACAGGTTCAGTGGCACGGGTGGTGTCCCTCCGCCAGGTCTGCAGGGGTCACCGCAATCCACCTCCGTACCGTGCCTGGTTGTCCGTTTGGGCTTCCTCGCGCAGGGCGGCGAAAGCCAGATTCAGCCGGTCGCTGAGCTCACCGTGGCTGTAATCGGTGACGACCGCCGGGTGCAACGTGAGCTCGATGAGTTTGCCGTCGGAGTTCGCCACCGCGTGTATGTCCCCCAGATCGACGCTGTACGTGATGGTCTCGGCCTGCGCGACGAGCGCCTCCCAACGCTCGGCAGCCTCGCTCAGTTCCTTCAAGACCGCGTCGACGAGATCCCTGTCGCTAAGCTCGCGATCGCTGCTGGATCCCGCCACGTGACAAGTATGTCGACCGTCACTACCTGCGTCAATTCACCTTTGCAGCATCCGCTGTCAGGATCGGTGAAAATCGCCCCAGCAACCTCCGAATTTCTCACGTGTCACGTCGCGGCGCCCCAATGGCTTGCGGGTGGAGCATTGAGCGCCTCGAACCAGGCGAAGTGATAGTTGGCGGACAATTCGTCGCTCACGGCGATCGCCTCGGTCGCGGCCAGCAACAGGCAGTTGCTCAGCAGTGCGGCATCGACGTCGGGATACTGGGCCATCAGTTGATAGCGGGCGGTGTCGGAATGTACGCGAAGGACGTCGACTTCGGCATCGAGGACGCCGGTGCGGCCCGCGCCCGCCTTCGCCAACGTGTGCACCATCCGGGGCAGGCCGTCGCGCCAGTGGGTGGCCTCGACCAATTTCCAGCCCAGGTCGTCGACGCGGGGAAGCTCGCGAGCGTTGGTCGAGGTCGCTAGCGGGCCGGTTCGCCCGGCGGGGAACGGGTCACCCGGGTGATAGACCACGGATCGGACGACGTCGCCGAGCAGATCGCCGATCCGTCCCGCACGTCTGCCCGGCGCGGGTAGGCCGACGCCGGTGGGGATCGCGATGCCGGGCGGGATCCACCCGTGCGCGAGGTCGGTCACCAGCAGGGTCGTCCCGTCGGCGCGCTCCCCGACCGCCCAGCGCAGGCCTGGCTCCTGGCGGGCGACGAACTCCAGCACGCGCTCCAGACTCCGGTTGTCCGGCTCGGGTTCGGGCTCGGGTTGAAACGCGACCGGTTCGGGCTCGGGCTCCGGCTCGGTGACCGTCGGCTCGACGACAGGCACCACGACAGGTATCGACGGATCGGTATCGAACTCATCTGCGGCAGCGCGCAATTGGCGAATCGTGGACTCGACGCGCTGGACCGCATAGGACCTGGCCGTCTCGATGATGCGGACTTCCTCGGCACGGCGGGCGAAGTCGGGCACATCGGCATGCCGCAGCGCACCTAGCCGCTCGTTGGCCGAGTCCGCGATGCGCTGCAGGTCGTGCTTCAGGTGTTGGGCGACGACCTCGGTCGCCGGTGTGACCGTCTCCAGCTCCGCGGGCCACAATCCCCCGATCACCCAGGGTGTGGCGTCCGGCGGCGTGGGATGGGTCGGCACGGAGAGGGCTTGCCGAGTCGCCCTCTTCAGGCGCTGACGCGCCGAGTTCCGACCGAAGATCGCCACGTTGAGGAGCCTACCGTCGATCCCTGCGCTGTCAGTTCGGCCGTAACCGCCCGCACCAGCGGCGTTCAGGCCAGCGGCTGGTTCTTTCGGACGCCCTTGTAGATACCGCGTCGCACGATCCACGGCATCAGGATCCGATCGATCGACCAGGCGGGGAATCGATAGGCGGTGCCGTTGGGAGCGAACACTTCCAATCCGTCGGCCTGGATTCCGACGATCGAGCCCCACCGGCGTCGGGGCGCGCGGTACTTCTTCAGTGGACGGTCGGCCAGCGTCGCGCGGATGTTGTGGGCCAGCAGCGAGTCGGCCCGCGCCCGCGCCGAGGCCCGCAGCGGGTCGGTGGCCGCCACGTCGCCGATCGCGAACATGTGGTGATGCCCGCACAGCTGCAGCTCGGGGGTGACCTTGACGAAGCCCTGCTCGTCGAGCAGCTCGGGCGGCAACCACTCGGTGTTGGGCTTGACCCGTCCGATCGCCCACAGCACCGCGTCGGCCTTCGAGTCGGGTTGTCCAGTGCTCCACTGCACAGCGTCGTCGGTGATCTCGTCTCCGTCGAACCCGTCGGGCAGTACCGCGCGGTGACCGGGATGGACTCCGGCGCCCAAGCGAATCAGCCTGTCGTGCAGCGTGTTCCACGCCTTCTCATGATGCTCGGTCAACGCTCGTTCGCCCGGGAAGTACAGGTCCACCTTCTTGCCCGGCCATGCGGTGGCGATATTGGCAGCCGAACTGACTGCTGCGGCGCCACCGCCGACGATGATCACCGAGTCGGCTGCGGCCAGTCGCTGGTGCGTCGCGGTCAGGTCGGCGGCGATCTCCTCGGGTGTCTGCAGCGTGGGCTGGCGCCAGAAGCCGTTGCGCACCCCCGTCGAAATCACCAGTACCTCATAGGGTTCGGTGACCGGCGAGCCGTCCGGCGCGGTGCCCGACAGTGTGCGGTTCTCCAGATCCAGACCGGTGAGCGTGGCCTGCACGGTGCGCACCCGGTCCAGACCCCGGTACTTGTCGAAGGAGATCCAGTTGTCGCGGGCCCAGTCCTTCGGCCGGGCCAGCCGCAATCCGAGCTCTTGGCCGCTGACCAATGCCGGCTTGGCCGAGATGCCGACGACGTCGGCGTGCCGGGCCAGCTTGATCGCGGTGAGCAGCCCGCTGTCGCCGAGGCCGGCGATCACCACGCGCGGCTTACGAGTCATACGACGGCCTTTCGGGGCGGGCGGGGAATCAGCATCGGCACTCGATCGATCACGTCCTGATACTGCGGGCGCCGGGCCAGGCTGCGCTTCTCCATCATCGGAATACTGGCGCCGAGGAACATCGCGACCATGGCCACCACCCCGACGAACAGCCACCAGGCATCGGCGGGTGCGGCGGCGACTCCGAACAGGGCCAGGGCGAACCAGAAGCTGATCTCGCCGAAGTAGTTCGGGTGCCGCGACCATGCCCACAGTCCGCGGTCCATCACCGCGCCGGGCTTCTTGTCACGGACGAAGCGGTGCATCTGGGTGTCGGCGACCAATTCGAGCGTCACCGCCGCGATGCCAACGGCGAATGCGATCCAGCTCAGCCACATCAGGCCGTCTCCCGGTCGGGTGACCGCGACGTAGACCGGCAGCATGCCGAGGAACACCTGCACAGTCGGGATCAGGTGGATCCCGAAGAGGTCGGCGAAGAATTCGAGCCGGCCCGCGCTGTCGCGCAGTTGCGGGTAGCGCCAGTCCTCGTGGTGCAGGCCGGGAAAGCTGTACGCCCAGTTGCCGGTCAAGCGGATCGCCCAGTACATGACGACGATCGCGACGAGCCAGCACCGCATCGAGTCCAGGCCGAGCGGCCCGGCGGCCCACCAGTAGATGAGCAGCAGCGGCGGGATGACGCTCCAGAAGGCGTCGTAGAAGCTGGAGTTGCGGTACGCCCGACTGAAGACGAACACCACCAGGGTGGCGATGACGTCGGCGGTGAACCCATCTAGCCACAACCGGCCGGTCGCCGACGGACCGTAGAGCAGCCAGGCCGCGCCGGCCCCGACCGCGACGACGTAGGCCGCAGTGACCAACCACAGCGACTGGGCTTTGCTCCGGTTCACCATTTCCAGCCTCCTACCGCGGCCGAACTGTAACACGTTCTAGTTGCCGTTCGGCGGTCTCAAGTCCCGCTCTGTAGTCTCTGCATCGACTGTGCGTCCAGAGTGCGTTCGTGGGCCCACTTGACGCTCTCACCGCAGACTCGATCCGACGCCCGAGCCAAAACTTGACACCTGCCAACAACCGGCCGCGAGGGGCTGCTTATCGTGTCGGAATGAGCACCGTCGCTGATGCCGAGCGGGTCGAAGACCTGGCCCGGCGGGTCGTGGCCGACCACGACCCAAAGAAAGTCCCGATTCCGGAATTCCTCGGCGCCTGTTACGACGCCGGCCTGTCCTGGGTGCACTTCCCCGAAGGTCTCGGCGGGCTCGGCCTGTCGCGAGGTCTGCAGGCCGTCGCCGACCGGATCCTGCAGGGCGCAGGCGGCCCGGTGCCGCTGGGCCTCAACCCCATGGGCTACGGCATGGCCGCGCCGACCGTGCGCGAACATGCTCAGTCCGACGATCTCAAGAAGTCGCTGCTGCGACCGCTGGCCACCACCGAGGACATCTGGTGCCAGCTGTTCTCCGAGCCCGGCGCCGGCTCCGACCTGGCCGGCCTGGCCACCACGGCGGTGCCTGACGGCGACGAGTGGGTGATCAACGGCCAGAAGGTCTGGACCAGCCTGGCGCACCGCGCCCGGTGGGGTCTGCTGCTGGCGCGCACCAACCCCGACATCGCCAAGCACAAGGGCTTGACCTACTTCGTGCTCGACATGCACGCCCCCGGCGTGGAGACCCGGCCACTGCGCCAGATGACCGGGCAGGCGGAGTTCAACGAGGTCTACATGACCGACGCCCGCATCCCGGACAGTCACCGCCTCGGCGCGGTCGGCAACGGCTGGAACGTCGCGATGACCACGCTGATGAACGAGCGCAGCGCCCTGGGCGCCAGCGGCAGCCGCCGCGGCAGCGGCACCATCAAGGAGGCCACCACGCTGTGGGCCTCGCGGCCCGACCTGCACACCCCGGTGCTGCGGGACCGGTTGGCGCAGTTGTGGTTACGGTCTGAAGCCCAGCGGCTGACCTCGGAGCGCTCCCGCGCCTCGGCCACCTCGGGCGGCCCGGGCCCGGAGGCCTCCGTCGGCAAGCTGGTCGGCGCCCTGCTCAATCAGCACATCTACGAATGGTGCATGGATCTGCTTGGGCCCGAAGGGATCCTCTACGACAGCTACGCATTGGCCGATGGCGCCGGTGACGCAGGTGTCTGGCGCGGGCCGATCCAGCAGCGCTTCCTGCGCAGCCGCGCCAACACCATCGAGGGCGGCACCACCGAGGTGATGAAGAACATTCTCGGCGAGCGGGTGTTGGGCCTGCCCGGTGATCTGCGTGCCGACGCCGGCATGCCGTGGAAGGAGATCCCCCGTGGCTGAGAAGCTTGCGGATCAGCCCATCAGCAGCGCTGAGTTCCAGTTCAGCGAGGAGCAGCAGCAGCTGCGCGCCGCCGTCCGCAAGTTCTGCGCCGACAACTTCGACGAGTCCACCGTGCGCCGGTTGATGGAGTCCGAGGTGCCCTTCGACGCCAAGGTGTGGAACCGCCTCGGCGGCGAGCTCGGCGTGCTCGGACTCTCGGTGCCCGAGGACGACGGCGGTGTCGGCGGATCGCTGGTCGATCAGGCCGTCGCGGTCGAAGAATTCGGCGCCACCCTCGCGTGCGGGCCGCTGTTCGGCACCGTCTATCTCGCCGTCCCCGCGCTGGTGGCCAGCGCGGCCGGTCCGGCGCGTGACGAGTTGCTGGCTGCGCTGGTGGAGGGGACGACCACTGCCGCCTTCGCGGTGGCCGACAAGGCCGGCGCGTTCGACCCGGCCGCCGTCACGGTCACCGCCGCCGGTGACACGGTATCCGGCACGGTCGCTCGCGTGATCGACGGTGCCGCGGCCGACGTAATCCTGGTGGCGGCAACCGGTTCCGACGGCCTCGGGCTGTACGCGGTGGACGCCAACGACGCTGCGCGCACCCCGCTGTCGACCCTGGACCTGACCCGGCCACAAGCCAACATCACCTTCACCGACTCCCCCGCCCGGCTGCTGGCCGGCCCCGAGGAAGCCGAGCGGGTGATCACCCATGCACTGCAGGTGGGTTCGGCGCTGTTGGCCGTCGAGCAGGTCGGTGCCGCACAGCATCTACTGGATCTGTCGGTCGAGTACGCGAAGTCCCGGTTGCAGTTCGGCCGTCAGATCGGTTCGTTCCAGGCGATCAAGCACAAGTTGGCCGACATGCTGGTCGACGTCGAGCACGCCCGCTCAGCGGCCTATCACGCCGTGTGGGCGCTGACGGACGGCTCCGATGATCCGGCCCTGGCGGTCAGCATCGCGCAGGCCACCGCATCGGCAGCTTTGAGCCGCGTCGCCGCCGACACCATTCAGGTGCACGGTGGGATCGGCTTCACCTGGGAACACCACGCGCACCTGTATTTCAAGCGCGCCACAACCGATGCCGCGCTGCTGGGTAGTGCCGAGCAGCACCGGGCCCGGGTCGCCGAGATCGTGTTGGACGAGGCGAGCGCCGAGGATGCCACCCGAGTGGCGGACGGTCTGCCGGTCTAACCCTCACGATACGAAAGTTCGGGTGCGAGAAGTGCTGAGGACTTCTCGCACCCGAACTGTTTGAAGTGGTGCGCCCGGCTCGTCAGCCGCGATGGCGATTCCACTGGTGGTGATGATGGATCGAGGAACCCGGGACCGGCTGGTTGTGCTGGTGGGGGAACGTGGTGTGCGGCGTCGGAGAGCTCATGTTAGGTCCGGTCGTGTCGGCGTGGCCGGCACCGGCTGCGCCGAGTGCCACCATCGCGGACCCGGTGGCCAGAACTGCGCCCGCGGCGATGCGCTTGAACCAGAGGCTCGTCGAGTTGGTGGTGTTCATCGTGATCGTCATGGCTGTGCAATGTCCTTGCTTCGTCTTTCACCGGTTTGCCGGCGGTGATCCAACGATCCCGCGAATCGGCGCCGACGTCTGTCGGGTGACCAGGCCAAAGCAGGGGTGAAAGCGGTGTCCACCGATCGGTGGACACCGCGACGTCAAGGCGTATTGCGCTCTGCGAAGTGCGCGTGCCGTCTGACCATGGCGGCGGCTCGCTCCGCCGCGGTGAGGCGCTGCGACGGATCGAAGTAGCGGTCGATCTCGTCGGTGCCGATGACGGTGACGGTCGGGGCGGCAGGCTGATTCGGGGTGCTGGCACGCCAGGTCACCACGCCGCCGCGGTAACCGCGGGCGTCCAGCCAGTTGGGTACACCGAAGTCCTCGGTGGACAACAGGATTCGGACGCGCCCGTCGACCACGTCGGACTGGCCGAGGTTGAGGCTGGTCTGGCGGGTCTCGATGTCGATCATCGCGCTCCACCGATCGGTCAGGCAGATACCGACATACGGACTGCCGTCAGGGATCTCGTACTCGATGATCATGGCCTGTCCCTCGGCGAGCTCCCACGCGATCGGGACGAACCAGGCGCCGGCCATCGCAGAGGGAGGCTGCATCGGCGGTATGGCGAAATTCTTGGGCAACGCTGCGAACACCCGCGCCGGAATGTCTTTGACCCACATGGTGAACAGGTCCCGCGAGTCCGTCAGGTGCGTGGTGAACGCGTCGATCGCGGCGCTCACCGATTGCGGCGCGGCGGCCGGCACGTCCCCTAGGCATTCGATACGAATGGTGCCCTTACGCTGACGGTCCCAATCGCCGTAGGTCTGGTAGGCACAGAACGAGTCGGCCCCGGGCGGTAGCTCGAACCAGTTGCCGCCCCGCGGTTCTCGGCCGAAAATGATCTCGAACGAGCCGTCCTCGGCGATGGCGAGATCCTCGGCGAGCACCTTGACCGAGGTGCCCTGATCGTCCTTGCCGGTGTAGACACCGAACGTAGTCTGGGCCACCGATCCCAGCGTTCCCGACACCCGATAGTCGTGGGCGTCGTCGATACGCGCCGACAGGTAGAGCGTGTCCGGATTCGAGTGGCCCCAATTCCACGGTGAATACTGGGTATTGATCAGCGTCGGCCACGCGGGGTCGCTGCTCAACAGCAATCCGCTGTACTGGATGTGCCCCACCAATCGCGCCAGCAGTGTGGCTGCCGATCCGTCGTCGAGTTCGCCGTCGGCGAGCGCGAGTTCGAGGAGTTCCTCGTTGAGATCGGTGAAGCTCCGCCAGGCGGCCCGTATCCGGTCGTTGTTGTCGGTGGTCACGATCGGGTGTCCTCGATTCCGTAGAAGTCGCGGTAGAACTGCAAGTGCGGCCACAGGTCGTCGATGTCGAGTCCG from the Mycolicibacterium crocinum genome contains:
- a CDS encoding acyl-CoA dehydrogenase family protein, which produces MSTVADAERVEDLARRVVADHDPKKVPIPEFLGACYDAGLSWVHFPEGLGGLGLSRGLQAVADRILQGAGGPVPLGLNPMGYGMAAPTVREHAQSDDLKKSLLRPLATTEDIWCQLFSEPGAGSDLAGLATTAVPDGDEWVINGQKVWTSLAHRARWGLLLARTNPDIAKHKGLTYFVLDMHAPGVETRPLRQMTGQAEFNEVYMTDARIPDSHRLGAVGNGWNVAMTTLMNERSALGASGSRRGSGTIKEATTLWASRPDLHTPVLRDRLAQLWLRSEAQRLTSERSRASATSGGPGPEASVGKLVGALLNQHIYEWCMDLLGPEGILYDSYALADGAGDAGVWRGPIQQRFLRSRANTIEGGTTEVMKNILGERVLGLPGDLRADAGMPWKEIPRG
- a CDS encoding acyl-CoA dehydrogenase family protein — its product is MAEKLADQPISSAEFQFSEEQQQLRAAVRKFCADNFDESTVRRLMESEVPFDAKVWNRLGGELGVLGLSVPEDDGGVGGSLVDQAVAVEEFGATLACGPLFGTVYLAVPALVASAAGPARDELLAALVEGTTTAAFAVADKAGAFDPAAVTVTAAGDTVSGTVARVIDGAAADVILVAATGSDGLGLYAVDANDAARTPLSTLDLTRPQANITFTDSPARLLAGPEEAERVITHALQVGSALLAVEQVGAAQHLLDLSVEYAKSRLQFGRQIGSFQAIKHKLADMLVDVEHARSAAYHAVWALTDGSDDPALAVSIAQATASAALSRVAADTIQVHGGIGFTWEHHAHLYFKRATTDAALLGSAEQHRARVAEIVLDEASAEDATRVADGLPV